The following coding sequences are from one Lycium ferocissimum isolate CSIRO_LF1 chromosome 3, AGI_CSIRO_Lferr_CH_V1, whole genome shotgun sequence window:
- the LOC132051037 gene encoding uncharacterized protein LOC132051037, translated as MVLEYPSPDDHQPPSTSRAIHHQISGSTQLTIPSVGYMAPRFQDSINVRESMWKEIEKERIREEIIAEEVARRRMLELEVRRELMMEEDRRFASLDFSTRFPFLNQQANTMSLVSGLGARHATEQIPEVPFQHRAVEPNVSTLTAEQKILQVQPSLEPGLRKESGVLLVRVLPYCRPYLSVY; from the exons ATGGTGTTGGAGTATCCATCACCTGATGATCATCAACCACCTTCAACTTCAAGGGCTATTCATCATCAGATTTCTGGCTCCACTCAACTAACTATCCCTTCGG ttGGTTACATGGCCCCTCGTTTTCAAGATTCTATCAATGTGCGTGAGTCAATGTGGAAAGAGATTGAGAAGGAGCGTATTAGGGAAGAAATTATCGCAGAAGAGGTTGCTCGAAGGCGAATGTTGGAGCTCGAAGTAAGAAGAGAGCTTATGATGGAAGAAGATAGAAGATTTGCTTCATTGGATTTTTCTACAAGGTTTCCATTCTTGAACCAACAGGCTAACACCATGTCGCTTGTATCTGGACTGGGTGCTAGACATGCCACGGAACAGATTCCGGAGGTGCCTTTCCAGCACCGTGCTGTGGAACCAAATGTTTCAACATTGACTGCAGAGCAGAAGATTTTACAAGTGCAGCCCTCTTTAGAGCCTGGCTTGAGGAAAGAGAGTGGAGTCTTGTTGGTTCGTGTTCTTCCTTATTGTCGCCCCTATTTATCTGTATATTag